Proteins encoded by one window of Salvia splendens isolate huo1 chromosome 5, SspV2, whole genome shotgun sequence:
- the LOC121804033 gene encoding uncharacterized protein LOC121804033 has translation MWVRHETFRGEIDRIWEADPSYNGMMNLQLKLIRTKKFLKVWNREVLGNTIQYLKDAEQAILESLILYDIVPTPAHRAEFSRVSTELIITAKMEEEFWRQKVAIRWAADVERNSKFFHGWVRQKRVKSRICTVEFGGQALTEETKIRESVAAFFQQLLTSDVGDLAEPDLSLIHTLPDSVDQEALCSPPQDKEVRDAVFGINGDSVSGPDGFTSLFFQSCWDTVGRDVIAAVGDFFSGAFIPRSFTATMIVLIPKKPNPVTWGDFRPISLCNCYEQDHHKDSCLETYDIIIFSRAHREALEKLVGCLDHYIAVSGQIVNNGKTQFYLANEHMEFADIVEEVGGFQRGVMPFTYLGVLIFRGARRADNLLPLRQKLMDRIHSWSHRHLAFGGRLVLIKSTLAAIPLHILQVMSPLLGFLDELEQILARYFRGTVGEKRKLHWISWRQICLSFDEGGLGIRRFREVAVAFRFKLWWRFLAQDSL, from the exons ATGTGGGTGAGACATGAGACTTTTAGGGGCGAGATTGACAGAATCTGGGAGGCAGACCCAAGTTACAATGGCATGATGAACCTCCAGCTCAAGCTTATCAGGACCAAGAAGTTCTTAAAGGTTTGGAACAGAGAGGTACTTGGCAACACCATCCAGTACCTAAAGGATGCAGAGCAGGCAATTCTTGAGTCACTGATTTTATATGATATTGTCCCGACCCCTGCACATAGAGCCGAATTCAGTAGAGTGTCTACAGAGCTCATCATCACGGCCAAGATGGAGGAAGAATTTTGGAGGCAAAAGGTGGCGATTAGATGGGCTGCTGATGTGgaaaggaactccaaattctttcATGGATGGGTCAGACAGAAGAGAGTTAAGTCGAGGATATGTACGGTAGAGTTTGGGGGACAGGCACTGACGGAAGAGACAAAGATCAGAGAGTCGGTGGCAGCCTTCTTTCAGCAGCTTCTGACATCGGACGTGGGGGACCTTGCAGAGCCCGACTTATCTCTTATCCATACACTTCCAGACTCAGTTGATCAGGAGGCTCTGTGTTCGCCGCCGCAGGATAAGGAGGTTAGAGATGCAGTGTTTGGGATCAATGGTGATAGTGTGTCCGGGCCGGATGGGTTCACTTCGTTGTTCTTTCAGTCATGCTGGGACACTGTTGGGAGAGACGTGATTGCAGCTGTGGGAGACTTCTTCAGTGGGGCGTTTATACCCCGAAGCTTCACGGCGACCATGATCGTCCTTATTCCGAAGAAGCCTAACCCGGTCACTTGGGGAGATTTTAGACCGATCAGCCTCTGCAATTGTTAcgaacaagatcatcacaaagATTCTTGCCTCGAGActt ATGACATCATCATTTTCTCGAGGGCTCATAGAGAGGCGCTAGAGAAGTTGGTGGGGTGCCTGGATCATTACATAGCCGTGTCTGGCCAGATAGTGAATAATGGGAAAACTCAATTCTACTTGGCGAATGAGCACATGGAGTTCGCGGACATTGTGGAGGAGGTTGGAGGATTTCAGAGAGGGGTGATGCCTTTCACATACTTAGGGGTCCTGATTTTCCGAGGAGCGAGGAGGGCAGACAATCTGCTGCCCCTTAGGCAGAAGCTAATGGACAGGATCCACAGTTGGTCTCACCGACACCTTGCTTTTGGGGGTCGACTTgtgttgattaagagcactttAGCAGCCATCCCCCTACACATCTTACAGGTCATGAGCCCTCTGCTTGGCTTTCTAGACGAGCTGGAACAGATTCTAGCTAGATATTTTCGAGGGACAGttggagagaagaggaagttgCACTGGATCTCATGGAGACAGATTTGTTTGTCATTCGATGAGGGTGGCTTGGGTATTCGCCGCTTCAGGGAAGTGGCAGTGGCTTTTAGGTTTAAGCTATGGTGGAGATTCCTCGCTCAGGACTCTCTCTGA